From a region of the Nocardia sp. XZ_19_385 genome:
- a CDS encoding MFS transporter — translation MSGRENFGARERLILLLITVVELVVFLDTTVLNVALPDIGADLGLRESGLGWVTNAYLLAFGGFMLLGGRAADVLGPRRMFAGGLVLFTVASALAGFADTATVLIGARALQGIGAAVLIPAQLALLTASFTESGARNRAFGVWSAMGAAGAALGTAVGGPLTDLLGWPSIFLINLPVGVLALAFVRLLPPDSARSGDARLDVPGAITGTAGLLLIGYAIGALGDATMRGVAAALLGLGLALLGCFVFIETRSPHPLMPLRLFRIRQVSGSAVVNALVGAAHVPTFALLALYLQNTQHYTATESGLAVLPVAVVNIVISRSLIPFALDRLGAWRVLAAGLVLQALAMGWFARLPEHSSYLLDVLPGAVLLGIGLPAAFVGVTAPAVTSVAQADAGIAAGIVNTAQRVGSGLGVTALLLLAELAPSSYRSGLNIAFGVAGALAALGAVLTVVLLRTSAVRAEKVVL, via the coding sequence ATGAGTGGCAGAGAAAATTTCGGAGCACGGGAACGGCTGATCCTGCTCCTGATCACGGTCGTCGAACTCGTGGTCTTCTTGGACACGACGGTGCTGAACGTGGCGTTGCCCGACATCGGGGCCGATCTCGGGCTCAGGGAGTCGGGGCTGGGCTGGGTCACCAACGCGTACCTGCTGGCCTTCGGCGGGTTCATGCTGCTCGGCGGGCGGGCGGCCGATGTGCTCGGACCGCGGCGGATGTTCGCCGGTGGGCTGGTGCTGTTCACGGTCGCGTCCGCGCTGGCCGGGTTCGCCGATACCGCGACGGTGCTGATCGGAGCGCGGGCCTTGCAGGGAATCGGTGCGGCCGTGCTGATTCCGGCGCAGCTGGCGTTGCTCACCGCGTCGTTCACCGAATCCGGCGCCCGCAACCGGGCTTTCGGGGTGTGGAGTGCGATGGGTGCGGCGGGTGCGGCGCTCGGCACGGCGGTCGGCGGGCCGCTCACCGATCTGCTGGGCTGGCCGTCGATCTTCCTGATCAATCTTCCGGTGGGAGTGCTCGCGCTGGCCTTCGTCCGTCTGCTGCCGCCTGATTCGGCGCGGAGCGGGGACGCGCGGCTCGACGTGCCCGGCGCGATCACGGGCACCGCCGGGTTACTGCTCATCGGCTATGCCATCGGGGCGCTGGGGGATGCGACGATGCGGGGCGTGGCAGCCGCACTGCTCGGTCTGGGGCTGGCGTTGCTCGGCTGCTTCGTGTTCATCGAGACGCGCAGCCCGCATCCACTGATGCCGTTGCGGCTGTTCAGAATTCGGCAGGTGAGCGGGTCGGCGGTGGTGAATGCGCTGGTCGGTGCGGCGCATGTGCCGACCTTCGCGCTGCTGGCGCTGTATCTGCAGAACACCCAGCACTACACCGCCACCGAGTCTGGTTTGGCGGTGTTGCCGGTGGCCGTGGTGAATATTGTCATCTCCCGCAGCCTGATTCCGTTCGCGCTCGATCGGCTCGGCGCATGGCGGGTGCTGGCGGCGGGGCTCGTTTTGCAGGCCTTGGCCATGGGCTGGTTCGCGCGGTTGCCGGAGCACAGCAGCTACCTGCTCGATGTGCTGCCGGGTGCGGTGCTGCTCGGAATCGGTTTGCCCGCTGCGTTTGTCGGTGTCACCGCGCCCGCGGTGACCTCCGTCGCGCAGGCCGATGCCGGCATCGCGGCGGGTATCGTCAACACGGCACAGCGGGTCGGGTCGGGGCTCGGGGTGACCGCGCTGCTGTTGCTCGCCGAACTGGCGCCGAGCTCGTATCGGAGCGGATTGAATATCGCTTTCGGGGTGGCGGGTGCGCTGGCCGCGCTGGGCGCCGTGTTGACCGTTGTCCTGTTGCGGACGAGTGCCGTGCGGGCCGAGAAGGTGGTGCTGTGA
- a CDS encoding saccharopine dehydrogenase NADP-binding domain-containing protein, with translation MRVLVLGGYGAVGRHLVARLRADGDTVLVAGRDPERADLVLDLGEDELRSYRAALAEVDVVVNAAGSEDARLARLAGEVGAAFVDITANAEYVARLRDIEPSGPVIVDVGLAPGVTNLLAMAVHSEGSGPIDLAVLLGAGEEHGVAATAWTYGLLGRNFDAEDGSVRNFSRPTTFQLPGYGRRRRMYRADFSDQHTLTRELGIPVRTYFAVDSRVATAGLAALTWLPGAAKMPRGLHFPGTDQWLVLARPRSGPARWVRGRNQSWATALLAAAAVRRARDCAAGVRPLHQLMALSDLATEENFELGQV, from the coding sequence ATGAGAGTGCTGGTGCTGGGTGGGTACGGAGCGGTCGGGCGGCATCTGGTCGCGCGGTTGCGCGCGGACGGGGACACCGTGCTGGTGGCGGGGCGGGATCCCGAACGTGCCGATCTCGTCCTGGATTTGGGCGAGGACGAGCTGCGGTCCTACCGGGCCGCCCTGGCGGAGGTGGACGTTGTCGTCAATGCCGCCGGATCCGAGGACGCACGGTTGGCGCGGCTGGCCGGGGAGGTGGGCGCTGCGTTCGTCGATATCACCGCGAATGCGGAATATGTTGCGCGACTGCGGGATATAGAGCCGTCGGGGCCGGTGATCGTCGATGTCGGGCTGGCACCGGGTGTGACGAATTTGCTTGCTATGGCGGTGCATTCGGAGGGGAGCGGCCCGATCGATCTGGCGGTGCTGCTCGGTGCGGGTGAGGAGCACGGGGTCGCCGCTACCGCGTGGACCTACGGACTGCTCGGACGCAACTTCGACGCCGAGGACGGGAGCGTTCGGAACTTCAGTCGCCCCACCACATTTCAGCTACCTGGATACGGGCGGCGGCGGCGGATGTACCGCGCCGACTTCTCCGATCAGCACACGCTGACCCGTGAATTGGGGATACCGGTGCGCACCTACTTCGCGGTCGACTCCCGCGTCGCCACGGCAGGTCTGGCCGCGTTGACCTGGTTGCCCGGAGCAGCCAAAATGCCACGCGGACTGCACTTTCCAGGAACCGATCAGTGGCTGGTGCTGGCGCGTCCGCGATCCGGTCCGGCTCGCTGGGTGCGGGGGCGAAATCAGTCGTGGGCTACCGCGCTGCTTGCGGCGGCGGCGGTCCGGCGGGCACGAGACTGTGCTGCGGGCGTGCGTCCGCTGCACCAGTTGATGGCACTGTCGGATTTGGCGACCGAGGAGAACTTCGAACTCGGGCAGGTCTGA
- a CDS encoding RidA family protein, whose product METVAHSPNEGIYPAASDYLHALEVRGHERLLFVAGTMGLDPAGVAGASVAEQLELVWQNIRVILASAGMTVDNIVRLTSYLRDPAYAGANAEARVAALGGRAVPTTAIVVQLLETDWLVEIEVVAAA is encoded by the coding sequence ATGGAGACGGTCGCGCACAGTCCGAATGAAGGTATCTATCCCGCTGCTTCTGACTATTTGCATGCGCTAGAGGTCCGGGGGCACGAGCGGTTGTTGTTTGTGGCGGGGACGATGGGGTTGGATCCGGCGGGAGTGGCCGGGGCGTCGGTGGCGGAGCAGCTCGAGCTGGTTTGGCAGAACATCCGGGTGATACTCGCCTCGGCGGGGATGACGGTGGACAACATCGTGCGGCTCACCAGTTATTTGCGGGATCCGGCGTATGCGGGGGCGAATGCGGAGGCCAGGGTGGCGGCGCTCGGGGGGCGGGCGGTGCCGACGACGGCGATTGTGGTGCAGTTGCTGGAGACCGACTGGTTGGTTGAGATCGAGGTGGTTGCGGCGGCCTGA
- a CDS encoding TetR/AcrR family transcriptional regulator, producing MTEKGARAARTMANRAKMLAAARELFTTRGYTATTMKAIAEEAGMAVQTLYFTFATKRAILSELLDTEIAGDTEPIATMDRAWFATALTAPPADQLRFQVDAAATIFGRVSPLLEVIRSAAATDPELAELWQTNLAQRHLVQRRLAEALAGKTPLRAGLDTARAADIALAVLSPETYHLLVRERGWTPAEWTSWAADALTCQLLP from the coding sequence ATGACCGAGAAAGGCGCCCGCGCTGCCCGGACGATGGCCAACCGCGCCAAGATGCTGGCGGCGGCACGGGAACTGTTCACCACCCGCGGCTACACGGCGACGACGATGAAGGCCATCGCCGAGGAAGCGGGCATGGCGGTGCAGACTCTCTACTTCACTTTCGCGACCAAGCGCGCGATCCTGTCCGAGCTACTGGACACCGAGATCGCCGGCGACACCGAACCGATCGCGACCATGGACCGAGCCTGGTTCGCCACCGCGCTGACGGCCCCGCCCGCCGATCAACTGCGATTCCAAGTCGACGCCGCCGCAACGATTTTCGGCCGCGTCAGCCCCCTGCTCGAGGTGATCCGGTCGGCGGCGGCCACCGACCCCGAACTCGCCGAGCTCTGGCAGACCAACCTCGCTCAACGCCACCTCGTCCAGCGCCGCCTGGCCGAAGCGCTCGCCGGAAAAACCCCCCTGCGCGCCGGGCTCGATACCGCCCGCGCGGCAGACATCGCCCTCGCCGTGCTCTCCCCCGAGACCTACCACCTACTCGTCCGCGAACGCGGCTGGACACCCGCGGAGTGGACGTCGTGGGCGGCCGACGCGCTGACCTGTCAGTTGCTGCCGTGA
- the sigJ gene encoding RNA polymerase sigma factor SigJ yields MSTEASTPEPIDAAQWARQFEEHRPYLRRLAYSTLGSLTDADDVVQEAWLRLHRQHESGKAGEIDNLRAWLTTVTGRLALDYLGSARARREQYVGEWLPEPEVTTWDDPADRISQDERVTTALLVVLEALSPAERTAFVLQDVFGMTGPEVAEVVGRTPAAVRQLASRARKHVESGTPRFPASPDEQEKVVSAFALAWRSGDLSALLGVLDSKVSLTADGGGKVPAIRKPVHGAELVAKMLLGWYHAPSAQGAWGRAVLVNGHPGLVVFDGTHTGVFSFTVDAGRIVAIDVVRNPDKLHDLPTEGDPTFFLHGE; encoded by the coding sequence GTGAGCACCGAGGCATCGACTCCCGAACCGATCGACGCCGCGCAGTGGGCGCGGCAGTTCGAGGAGCACCGCCCGTACCTGCGGCGGCTGGCCTACAGCACGCTGGGCAGCCTCACCGACGCCGATGACGTGGTGCAGGAGGCGTGGCTGCGGCTGCACCGCCAGCACGAGTCGGGCAAGGCGGGCGAGATCGACAACCTGCGGGCCTGGCTGACCACCGTGACCGGGCGGCTCGCCCTCGACTATCTCGGGTCGGCCCGCGCGCGCCGCGAGCAGTACGTGGGTGAGTGGCTGCCGGAGCCGGAGGTCACCACGTGGGACGATCCCGCCGACCGGATCTCCCAGGACGAGCGCGTCACCACCGCGCTGCTGGTAGTCCTGGAAGCCCTGTCGCCCGCCGAGCGCACCGCCTTCGTGCTGCAGGACGTGTTCGGCATGACCGGCCCGGAGGTCGCCGAGGTGGTGGGCCGCACCCCGGCCGCGGTGCGGCAGTTGGCATCTCGCGCCCGCAAGCATGTGGAGAGCGGCACGCCCCGCTTCCCGGCCTCACCCGACGAACAGGAGAAGGTGGTGTCGGCGTTCGCGCTGGCGTGGCGCTCCGGCGATCTGAGTGCCCTGCTGGGAGTACTGGATTCGAAGGTCAGCCTCACCGCCGACGGTGGCGGCAAGGTGCCCGCCATCCGCAAGCCGGTGCACGGCGCGGAACTGGTCGCGAAGATGCTGCTCGGCTGGTACCACGCGCCGTCCGCACAGGGTGCCTGGGGCCGCGCAGTCCTGGTCAACGGCCACCCGGGCCTGGTCGTCTTCGACGGAACCCACACGGGCGTCTTCTCTTTCACCGTCGACGCGGGCCGCATCGTCGCCATCGACGTCGTCCGCAACCCCGACAAGCTGCACGACCTCCCCACCGAAGGCGACCCCACCTTCTTCTTGCACGGCGAGTAA